A genomic stretch from Camelus ferus isolate YT-003-E chromosome 17, BCGSAC_Cfer_1.0, whole genome shotgun sequence includes:
- the IFRD2 gene encoding interferon-related developmental regulator 2 isoform X2, which translates to MPRARKGSAPRRGQRRGGGARSNTQAESGSSEDEAASEARSNTSECPSLVSTAAEESLGGDAVDEQGQQEDLEEKLKEYVDCLTDKSFKTRQSALESLRLALAAHLLPDFVLERRLTLADALEKCLKKGKDEEQALAAAILGLLCVQLGPGPKGEELFHSLQPLLVSVLSDGTASPAARLHCASALGLGCYVAAGDIQDLVSCLTCLEGVFSRFCGVGGPTAPVVPVSLHGLLCAALQAWALLLTICPSTHIRHILDRQLPRLPQLLSSESVNLRIAAGETIALLFELTRDLEDFIYQDMEALCSALRTLATDSNKYRAKADRRRQRSTFRAVLRFVEGGECEEETVRFGLEVLYVDSWARRRIYAAFKDVLGSGLHHHLQNNELLRDIFGLGPVLVLDATALKACKISRFEKHLYNAAAFKARTKARSRVRDKRADIL; encoded by the exons GTGCCCGGAGCAATACCCAGGCTGAGTCAGGCTCCAGCGAGGATGAGGCAGCCAGTGAGGCCCGCAGCAACACCAGTGAATGCCCCAGCCTCGTTAGCACCGCAGCAGAGGAAAGCCTTG GGGGGGATGCCGTGGATGAGCAGGGTCAGCAGGAAGACCTTGAGGAGAAGTTGAAGGAGTATGTGGACTGCCTCACAGACAAGAG TTTCAAGACCCGGCAGAGTGCTCTTGAGAGCCTGCGCCTGGCCCTGGCGGCCCACCTACTCCCCGACTTCGTGCTGGAGCGCCGCCTCACACTGGCCGATGCCTTGGAAAAGTGCCTCAAGAAAG GGAAGGATGAGGAACAGGCCCTGGCTGCTGCCATACTAGGCCTGCTGTGTGTGCAGCTGGGCCCTGGACCCAAGGGTGAGGAGTTATTCCACAGCCTGCAACCCCTGCTGGTCTCTGTGCTCAGTGATGGCACAGCTAGTCCTGCTGCCCGGCTCCAC TGTGCTTCTGCTCTTGGCTTGGGCTGCTACGTAGCTGCTGGCGATATACAG GACTTGGTCTCTTGCCTCACCTGCTTGGAAGGTGTTTTCAGCCGTTTCTGTGGTGTGGGTGGCCCCACAGCCCCTGTGGTCCCTGTCAGCCTGCATGGCCTGCTCTGTGCTGCCCTGCAGGCCTGGGCATTGCTCCTCACCATCTGCCCCAGCACCCACATCCGCCACATCCTGGACAG GCAGCTGCCTCGGCTGCCCCAGCTCTTGTCCAGTGAAAGCGTGAACCTGCGGATCGCTGCTGGCGAGACCATCGCACTGCTCTTTGAACTCACCCGGGACCTAGAG GACTTTATTTACCAGGACATGGAAGCCCTCTGCAGTGCGCTGCGCACTCTGGCCACTGACAGCAACAAGTACCGAGCCAAGGCTGACCGCCGGCGTCAGCGCTCTACCTTCCGTGCAGTGCTGCGCTTTGTTGAG GGCGGCGAGTGTGAGGAGGAGACAGTCCGCTTTGGGCTCGAGGTGCTCTATGTGGACAGCTGGGCTCGGCGCCGGATCTACGCCGCCTTCAAGGATGTGCTGGGTTCCGGCCTGCACCATCACCTCCAG AACAATGAGCTACTCCGTGACATCTTTGGCCTGGGTCCTGTGCTGGTGCTGGATGCCACTGCCCTGAAGGCCTGCAAGATTTCACGTTTTGAGAAG CACCTGTACAACGCTGCTGCCTTCAAAGCTCGGACCAAGGCGCGCAGCCGTGTGCGGGACAAGCGGGCAGACATCCTGTGA
- the IFRD2 gene encoding interferon-related developmental regulator 2 isoform X1: MPRARKGSAPRRGQRRGGGARSNTQAESGSSEDEAASEARSNTSECPSLVSTAAEESLGGDAVDEQGQQEDLEEKLKEYVDCLTDKRPPLSVSFKTRQSALESLRLALAAHLLPDFVLERRLTLADALEKCLKKGKDEEQALAAAILGLLCVQLGPGPKGEELFHSLQPLLVSVLSDGTASPAARLHCASALGLGCYVAAGDIQDLVSCLTCLEGVFSRFCGVGGPTAPVVPVSLHGLLCAALQAWALLLTICPSTHIRHILDRQLPRLPQLLSSESVNLRIAAGETIALLFELTRDLEDFIYQDMEALCSALRTLATDSNKYRAKADRRRQRSTFRAVLRFVEGGECEEETVRFGLEVLYVDSWARRRIYAAFKDVLGSGLHHHLQNNELLRDIFGLGPVLVLDATALKACKISRFEKHLYNAAAFKARTKARSRVRDKRADIL; this comes from the exons GTGCCCGGAGCAATACCCAGGCTGAGTCAGGCTCCAGCGAGGATGAGGCAGCCAGTGAGGCCCGCAGCAACACCAGTGAATGCCCCAGCCTCGTTAGCACCGCAGCAGAGGAAAGCCTTG GGGGGGATGCCGTGGATGAGCAGGGTCAGCAGGAAGACCTTGAGGAGAAGTTGAAGGAGTATGTGGACTGCCTCACAGACAAGAG ACCTCCTTTATCCGTCAGTTTCAAGACCCGGCAGAGTGCTCTTGAGAGCCTGCGCCTGGCCCTGGCGGCCCACCTACTCCCCGACTTCGTGCTGGAGCGCCGCCTCACACTGGCCGATGCCTTGGAAAAGTGCCTCAAGAAAG GGAAGGATGAGGAACAGGCCCTGGCTGCTGCCATACTAGGCCTGCTGTGTGTGCAGCTGGGCCCTGGACCCAAGGGTGAGGAGTTATTCCACAGCCTGCAACCCCTGCTGGTCTCTGTGCTCAGTGATGGCACAGCTAGTCCTGCTGCCCGGCTCCAC TGTGCTTCTGCTCTTGGCTTGGGCTGCTACGTAGCTGCTGGCGATATACAG GACTTGGTCTCTTGCCTCACCTGCTTGGAAGGTGTTTTCAGCCGTTTCTGTGGTGTGGGTGGCCCCACAGCCCCTGTGGTCCCTGTCAGCCTGCATGGCCTGCTCTGTGCTGCCCTGCAGGCCTGGGCATTGCTCCTCACCATCTGCCCCAGCACCCACATCCGCCACATCCTGGACAG GCAGCTGCCTCGGCTGCCCCAGCTCTTGTCCAGTGAAAGCGTGAACCTGCGGATCGCTGCTGGCGAGACCATCGCACTGCTCTTTGAACTCACCCGGGACCTAGAG GACTTTATTTACCAGGACATGGAAGCCCTCTGCAGTGCGCTGCGCACTCTGGCCACTGACAGCAACAAGTACCGAGCCAAGGCTGACCGCCGGCGTCAGCGCTCTACCTTCCGTGCAGTGCTGCGCTTTGTTGAG GGCGGCGAGTGTGAGGAGGAGACAGTCCGCTTTGGGCTCGAGGTGCTCTATGTGGACAGCTGGGCTCGGCGCCGGATCTACGCCGCCTTCAAGGATGTGCTGGGTTCCGGCCTGCACCATCACCTCCAG AACAATGAGCTACTCCGTGACATCTTTGGCCTGGGTCCTGTGCTGGTGCTGGATGCCACTGCCCTGAAGGCCTGCAAGATTTCACGTTTTGAGAAG CACCTGTACAACGCTGCTGCCTTCAAAGCTCGGACCAAGGCGCGCAGCCGTGTGCGGGACAAGCGGGCAGACATCCTGTGA
- the IFRD2 gene encoding interferon-related developmental regulator 2 isoform X3 — MPRARKGSAPRRGQRRGGGARSNTQAESGSSEDEAASEARSNTSECPSLVSTAAEESLGGDAVDEQGQQEDLEEKLKEYVDCLTDKRPPLSVSFKTRQSALESLRLALAAHLLPDFVLERRLTLADALEKCLKKGKDEEQALAAAILGLLCVQLGPGPKGEELFHSLQPLLVSVLSDGTASPAARLHCASALGLGCYVAAGDIQAWALLLTICPSTHIRHILDRQLPRLPQLLSSESVNLRIAAGETIALLFELTRDLEDFIYQDMEALCSALRTLATDSNKYRAKADRRRQRSTFRAVLRFVEGGECEEETVRFGLEVLYVDSWARRRIYAAFKDVLGSGLHHHLQNNELLRDIFGLGPVLVLDATALKACKISRFEKHLYNAAAFKARTKARSRVRDKRADIL, encoded by the exons GTGCCCGGAGCAATACCCAGGCTGAGTCAGGCTCCAGCGAGGATGAGGCAGCCAGTGAGGCCCGCAGCAACACCAGTGAATGCCCCAGCCTCGTTAGCACCGCAGCAGAGGAAAGCCTTG GGGGGGATGCCGTGGATGAGCAGGGTCAGCAGGAAGACCTTGAGGAGAAGTTGAAGGAGTATGTGGACTGCCTCACAGACAAGAG ACCTCCTTTATCCGTCAGTTTCAAGACCCGGCAGAGTGCTCTTGAGAGCCTGCGCCTGGCCCTGGCGGCCCACCTACTCCCCGACTTCGTGCTGGAGCGCCGCCTCACACTGGCCGATGCCTTGGAAAAGTGCCTCAAGAAAG GGAAGGATGAGGAACAGGCCCTGGCTGCTGCCATACTAGGCCTGCTGTGTGTGCAGCTGGGCCCTGGACCCAAGGGTGAGGAGTTATTCCACAGCCTGCAACCCCTGCTGGTCTCTGTGCTCAGTGATGGCACAGCTAGTCCTGCTGCCCGGCTCCAC TGTGCTTCTGCTCTTGGCTTGGGCTGCTACGTAGCTGCTGGCGATATACAG GCCTGGGCATTGCTCCTCACCATCTGCCCCAGCACCCACATCCGCCACATCCTGGACAG GCAGCTGCCTCGGCTGCCCCAGCTCTTGTCCAGTGAAAGCGTGAACCTGCGGATCGCTGCTGGCGAGACCATCGCACTGCTCTTTGAACTCACCCGGGACCTAGAG GACTTTATTTACCAGGACATGGAAGCCCTCTGCAGTGCGCTGCGCACTCTGGCCACTGACAGCAACAAGTACCGAGCCAAGGCTGACCGCCGGCGTCAGCGCTCTACCTTCCGTGCAGTGCTGCGCTTTGTTGAG GGCGGCGAGTGTGAGGAGGAGACAGTCCGCTTTGGGCTCGAGGTGCTCTATGTGGACAGCTGGGCTCGGCGCCGGATCTACGCCGCCTTCAAGGATGTGCTGGGTTCCGGCCTGCACCATCACCTCCAG AACAATGAGCTACTCCGTGACATCTTTGGCCTGGGTCCTGTGCTGGTGCTGGATGCCACTGCCCTGAAGGCCTGCAAGATTTCACGTTTTGAGAAG CACCTGTACAACGCTGCTGCCTTCAAAGCTCGGACCAAGGCGCGCAGCCGTGTGCGGGACAAGCGGGCAGACATCCTGTGA
- the LSMEM2 gene encoding leucine-rich single-pass membrane protein 2 isoform X2: MPKETQEDTVAPTVSPRSRAPLARNHVQEVCLHQVDSISDLHSGGSLCPYLAEEAQPWDELLGILPPSLCTQTSCSSVHSRGAFLLLLALLVLTCLALAVLAVYLSVLQSESLRVLAHTLRTQEETLLKLRLASLSQLRRLNSSEARAPS; the protein is encoded by the exons ATGCCCAAGGAGACCCAAGAAG ACACCGTGGCACCGACAGTCAGCCCAAGGAGCAGGGCACCACTGGCCCGCAACCACGTGCAGGAGGTGTGCCTGCACCAGGTGGACTCTATCAGTGACCTACACAGTGGAG GTTCACTGTGCCCCTACCTGGCCGAGGAGGCGCAGCCATGGGATGAGCTGCTGGGCATCCTGCCGCCATCACTGTGCACGCAGACCAGCTGCAGCTCTGTGCACAGCCGAGGGGCCTTTCTGCTGCTGCTCGCGCTGCTGGTGCTCACCTGCCTGGCACTCGCCGTCCTGGCTGTCTACCTTAGTG TGCTGCAGAGTGAATCCCTACGTGTGCTGGCGCACACACTCCGTACACAGGAGGAGACGCTACTCAAACTCCGGCTAGCCAGCCTCAGCCAGCTGCGAAGGCTCAACTCCAGTGAGGCTCGAGCACCCAGCTGA
- the LSMEM2 gene encoding leucine-rich single-pass membrane protein 2 isoform X1 encodes MTCWLNQPCAAPADTVAPTVSPRSRAPLARNHVQEVCLHQVDSISDLHSGGSLCPYLAEEAQPWDELLGILPPSLCTQTSCSSVHSRGAFLLLLALLVLTCLALAVLAVYLSVLQSESLRVLAHTLRTQEETLLKLRLASLSQLRRLNSSEARAPS; translated from the exons ATGACCTGCTGGCTGAATCAGCCCTGCGCTGCCCCCGCAGACACCGTGGCACCGACAGTCAGCCCAAGGAGCAGGGCACCACTGGCCCGCAACCACGTGCAGGAGGTGTGCCTGCACCAGGTGGACTCTATCAGTGACCTACACAGTGGAG GTTCACTGTGCCCCTACCTGGCCGAGGAGGCGCAGCCATGGGATGAGCTGCTGGGCATCCTGCCGCCATCACTGTGCACGCAGACCAGCTGCAGCTCTGTGCACAGCCGAGGGGCCTTTCTGCTGCTGCTCGCGCTGCTGGTGCTCACCTGCCTGGCACTCGCCGTCCTGGCTGTCTACCTTAGTG TGCTGCAGAGTGAATCCCTACGTGTGCTGGCGCACACACTCCGTACACAGGAGGAGACGCTACTCAAACTCCGGCTAGCCAGCCTCAGCCAGCTGCGAAGGCTCAACTCCAGTGAGGCTCGAGCACCCAGCTGA